The following proteins come from a genomic window of Theileria equi strain WA chromosome 2 map unlocalized gcontig_1105316255037, whole genome shotgun sequence:
- a CDS encoding signal peptide containing protein (encoded by transcript BEWA_040580A), which translates to MGIVCMLVLCLACIEHVVSVTPVRRLPQNGYNGEYKPQTESSGWKTCTSCKINNPESISQVKLEISDVRDNVDFHFGNFIKELKTHFSHIKEGVDNSYLPRLQKAFDSVIYKIENFKAQIKVNYTDTCDKFQGDISDIKRIDKRLKNTKTLVSEFVSNGTQSFLKIFKQLQNEFSGSSPRKTENDEPSKGPTNIKDGNIELKDVPPEAIIRTIESFLTDLTVEGNKLLDKVLFKT; encoded by the exons ATGGGCATAGTTTGTATGCTAGTATTGTGTCTAGCCTGTATAGAACATGTTGTCTCAGTAACCCCTGTTCGTAGGTTACCAC AAAATGGgtataatggagaatataAGCCACAAACTGAGAGCTCTGGTTGGAAAACTTGCACATCATGCAAAATAAACAACCCCGAATCCATATCCCAA GTGAAATTGGAAATTAGTGACGTGAGGGACAATGTAGATTTTCACTTTGGTAATTTCATTAAAGAACTCAAGACTCATTTTTCACATATAAAAGAAGGAGTAGACAACTCATATCTGCCAAG GCTACAAAAGGCATTTGATTCTGTAATTTACAAGatagaaaattttaaagcCCAAATAAAAGTCAATTACACCG ATACTTGTGACAAGTTCCAGGGAGACATTAGCGACATTAAAAGGATTGACAAACGACTAAAGAATACGAAAACACTTGTATCAGAATTTGTATCAAATGGAACACAGTCGTTccttaaaatttttaaacaatTACAAAATGAGTTTTCGGGCTCAAGCCCAAGAAAAacagaaaatgatgaacCTAGTAAAGGTCctacaaatataaaagaCGGAAATATTGAACTGAAAGATGTTCCACCAGAGGCAATTATAAGAACAATTGAGAGCTTCCTTACTGATTTAACAGTGGAGGGAAACAAACTACTAGATAAGGTTCTATTTAAAACATAG
- a CDS encoding conserved hypothetical protein (encoded by transcript BEWA_040520A), translating into MARNAVTDPSKWQELIEHSKSTITSLEPVDVALLLNGLSRSRIYDQELFEALIPYIVNKSSFYTSAHIAMVLSAYGKGRILSQELYNRLKTEFSNRFYEFNTSSEICMVINAMSKFKETDFVFLKNVCKRVNRILKGIKFTPQELSVIINSFSEMNFHDRELFNNIAGIIRRTLDYCDLPGVLRILNAYIKCENNYNRIQEACRDVIIRKLSYLEPKDLSGSLLTLSTFKKTASGSQNSVNASILDDVTNNIKQRCIESMGVLTLSDLSNFVGTLSKCFLTFDSSEMLLIISAFELKTKEIDSKTSFDVMNTTISLFNIYQSFLLSNKEDGKDLKRKMTILLKKWSDYSMVQMEQSLPELNTLIRFISVYHKLGIHNETLYNKTRDIIISQYLTKLNNKIAFVLYEIFSKHSRGRSCKFIKCIYFRVEQA; encoded by the exons ATGGCAAGAAACGCTGTTACAGACCCTAGCAAATGGCAAGAACTCATAGAACATAGCAAAAGC ACAATAACGTCTTTGGAACCTGTAGATGTTGCTCTTCTCCTCAATGGACTGTCAAGGTCCAGAATCTATGACCAGGAACTGTTTGAGGCCCTCATTCCTTACATTGTAAATAAATCGTCCTTCTACACATCG GCTCACATAGCCATGGTCCTATCAGCATATGGAAAGGGGCGTATACTATCGCAAGAATTATATAACAGATTAAAAACCGAATTCTCCAACAGATTTTATGAGTTCAATACGTCATCAGAGATCTGTATGGTCATAAATGCAATGTCCAAATTCAAG GAAACGGACTTTGTATTTctaaaaaatgtttgtaaaAGAGTAAATAGAATCTTGAAGGGAATAAAATTCACTCCACAAGAACTTAGCGTAATTATAAATTCGTTTTCTGAAATGAACTTTCACGACAGAGAACTCTTCAATAATATCGCAG GTATTATTAGAAGAACACTGGATTATTGTGACTTGCCGGGTGTTTTACGAATACTTAACGCGTATATTAAGTGTGAAAACAATTACAATAGAATACAAGAGGCCTGTAGAGATGTTATAATTCGCAAGCTTTCATATCTGGAACCAAAGGATTTATCAGGTTCATTACTCACTCTCTCCACATTTAAAAAAACTGCAAGCGGGTCGCAGAATTCTGTTAATG CGTCTATTCTCGATGATGTAACCAATAATATCAAACAGAGGTGCATAGAAAGTATGGGAGTATTGACCCTTTCTGACCTATCAAATTTTGTTGGTActctttcaaaatgttTTCTTACGTTTGACAGTTCCGAAATGCTCCTTATAATATCTGCATTCGAACTAAAAACTAAAGAAATTGATTCAAAGACCTCTTTTGACGTGATGAATACAACAATATCActctttaatatttatcAAAGTTTTCTTTTAAGTAACAAGGAAGACGGAAAAGATCTAAAGCGCAAAATGACAATTCTATTGAAAAAATGGAGTGATTATTCTATGGTACAAATGGAACAGTCTCTGCCAGAACTAAATACTCTAATAAGATTTATCAGCGTATACCACAAATTGGG AATACACAACGAGACTCTATATAACAAGACAAGGGATATAATAATATCGCAATATCTCACAAAATTAAACAACAAAATCGCATTCGTACTATACGAAATATTTAGCAAACATTCCAGAGGTAGGAGTTGTAAATTcataaaatgtatatacTTTAGGGTCGAGCAAGCATGA
- a CDS encoding hypothetical protein (encoded by transcript BEWA_040510A), translating to MRVGIFLYFVYTCGFYACYADESLPEGCTLDVAKPDCSKYTQIDCQIDDVQTHVLFPNSKTIERITDGDVTIWNVDQKHERFVYCIVFLRGDKPEFLHVVKETQSGLFNIAYEKFKEDEWEVSKAKFNDKVLKLRSVYQNPSTFSLDVSTNQDSPNCTVIDTMLFGIATRVYAPKGYHHATEVLHGWTSLWRAVGGERCILVMAHFENGNISMVDLWLRGRNNLVKHQYWQRVDDGWKAVDKTVYNHFFKSLSHKSLQGSEFFIVNTLNPDESNFNNVSCSLCKLSNNISS from the coding sequence ATGAGGGTCGGAATCTTTCTGTATTTCGTTTACACGTGTGGGTTCTACGCTTGTTATGCCGATGAATCCCTACCAGAAGGATGTACGCTAGATGTTGCCAAACCTGATTGTTCCAAATACACTCAAATAGACTGTCAAATTGACGATGTACAAACACATGTACTGTTTCCAAACTCTAAAACAATTGAAAGAATCACGGATGGAGATGTAACTATATGGAATGTAGACCAAAAACATGAAAGATTTGTATATTGTATTGTATTCCTCAGGGGTGATAAACCGGAATTCTTACACGTAGTAAAGGAAACACAATCTGGTCTGTTTAACATCGCATACGAAAAGTttaaagaagatgaatggGAGGTTTCCAAGGCTAAATTCAACGATAAGGTGCTCAAGTTGAGGAGTGTCTATCAAAACCCGTCAACATTCTCTCTTGACGTATCTACTAATCAAGATAGTCCAAATTGTACAGTCATTGACACCATGCTATTTGGGATTGCTACCCGTGTCTATGCTCCAAAAGGCTATCATCATGCCACTGAGGTTCTTCATGGATGGACGTCTCTGTGGAGAGCCGTTGGAGGTGAAAGATGTATTTTGGTCATGGCTCACTTTGAGAATGGAAACATTTCCATGGTTGATCTCTGGTTAAGAGGGAGGAACAACCTCGTGAAGCACCAGTATTGGCAAAGGGTAGATGATGGCTGGAAGGCTGTAGATAAGACTGTTTATAATCATTTCTTCAAGAGTTTATCGCACAAATCTCTTCAGGGTTCTGAATTCTTTATTGTAAATACTTTGAATCCAGATGAGAGTAATTTCAACAATGTCTCATGTTCATTATGCAAATTGTCCAATAATATTTCGTCCTGA
- a CDS encoding casein kinase II beta chain, putative (encoded by transcript BEWA_040570A), translated as MLAPKYLKEANKTSEDIELLDNDSDSSEDSQSEVSWIEWYCNLKGNQYYIQVDEAFIRDEFNLVGLQYHVTCYTRALQLILDHCDNDYYDNEDEYDDESNSDKGKQQVIDSSAQLLYGLIHSRFIITNKGMQLMMLKYKEKVFGTCPNFSCENTAVLPVGLVDAPSQHTAKVFCPNCNEVYHPPKNSRLGYIDGAFYGTTFAHLFLMVNESIIPRGPAYYYVPKVYGYRISPNIKENSKAIDLQDSVTVEDSQAQPS; from the exons ATGCTGGCCCCAAAGTACCTGAAGGAGGCAAATAAAACATCAGAAGACATAGAGCTCTTGGATAATGATTCTGATTCAAGTGAAGACAGCCAAAGCGAG GTATCATGGATCGAATGGTATTGTAATCTAAAGGGGAATCAGTACTATATCCAAGTAGATGAAGCGTTTATTCGTGATGAATTCAATTTAGTCG GTTTGCAATACCATGTAACGTGTTACACCCGTGCTTTACAACTTATTTTGGATCATTGTGATAATGATTATTATGACaatgaagatgaatatgatgatgAAAGTAATTCTGACAAGGGGAAGCAACAAGTTATTGATTCATCTGCACAGCTCTTGTATGGATTAATACACAGCAGATTCATAATTACGAACAAGGGAATGCAACTAATGATGTTGAAATACAAAGAGAAAGTCTTTGGAACATGCCCTAATTTTAGCTGCGAAAATACTGCTGTTTTACCAGTAGGACTTGTAGATGCCCCTTCGCAGCACACTGCAAAAGTCTTTTGCCCAAATTGTAATGAAGTATACCACCCTCCAAAAAATAGCAGACTTGGATATATTGATGGTGCCTTTTATGGAACTACATTTGCACACCTCTTCCTCATGGTTAATGAATCAATT ATACCGAGAGGTCCAGCTTATTATTATGTTCCAAAAGTCTATGGCTACAGGATTAGCCCCAATATTAAAGAGAATTCAAA GGCGATTGACCTCCAAGACTCCGTCACAGTAGAAGATTCACAGGCACAACCTTCTTAA
- a CDS encoding hypothetical protein (encoded by transcript BEWA_040540A), which translates to MSSQELVVKLASLKSIIQRNDPKFTSIQNWNQEESGLSQITTQDTLSNYIIGNSFQRDVDNNITKSQDTQFERRTSARIKEKRARSVEQIIIPRTKAAESKRVVPTKKVKQDKKAGRQNQVALEKSQQQLSRIRPVVKNLFSDANNSEEVKDMELDLRIRAYLSVMKIESLTELLDNEFSEYKERSGLSNYGYVGKDQIIDEIMRFLNRRAIDLYFSLKSDTFYNRQR; encoded by the exons ATGAGCAGTCAGGAACTTGTTGTAAAGCTTGCCTCCCTGAAGTCCATCATTCAGAGAaatgatccaaaatt CACCAGTATCCAGAATTGGAATCAAGAGGAATCTGGATTATCCCAAATAACCACGCAAGATACTCTGTCTAATTACATTATAGGCAACTCTTTCCAACG GGATGTTGATAATAATATAACAAAGTCTCAAG ATACTCAATTTGAACGTCGAACCTCCGCTAGAATAAAAGAAAAAAGGGCGAGATCGGTTGAGCAG ATAATTATTCCAAGGACAAAAGCTGCCGAAAGTAAACGAGTTGTGCCTACGAAAAAAGTGAAACAGGATAAAAAAGCAGGTAGACAAAATCAAGTAGCTTTGGAAAAATCGCAGCAACAACTGTCAAGGATTAGACCAGTGGTTAAAAATCTTTTTAGTGATGCAAATAATAGTGAAGAGGTCAAAGACATGGAACTTGATTTGCGCATAAGGGCATATCTATCAGTTATGAAAATAGAATCATTAACTGAATTGCTCGACAATGAATTTAGCGAGTACAAAGAACGATCTGGACTGTCTAATTATGGCTACGTTGGAAAGGACCAAATAATTGACGAAATTATGAGATTTCTAAACAGAAGGGCAATTGATCTATATTTCAGTCTAAAATCAGACACGTTCTACAATAGACAAAGATAG
- a CDS encoding Ras-related protein rab2 small GTP-binding protein (encoded by transcript BEWA_040530A), translated as MSYYKYLFKYIIIGDTGVGKSCLLLRFTDKRFKPDHDLTIGVEFGTRFITVDGEQIKLQIWDTAGQESFRSITRSYYRGAAGALLVFDISRRSTFDHLTKWLEEVRDNGSPTMTIILIGNKTDVATREVEYHEGKKFADQNNLIYMETSAKGDYNVEAAFLTTAEMIYENVKNGLFDTDSGVQGVKKGPIGLQSRRYVNVREGSGFLSLSCCAHR; from the exons ATGTCATACTATAAGTatctttttaaatatatcatTATCGGAGACACAG GAGTTGGTAAAAGCTGCCTATTACTTCGTTTCACTGATAAACGTTTTAAGCCAGATCATGATTTAACCATTGGCGTTGAATTTGGCACGCGTTTTATAACTGTGGATGGAGAACAGATAAAATTGCAGATTTGGGATACAGCTGGTCAAGAATCATTCAGATCAATTACACGTTCTTACTATAGAGGAGCAGCCGGTGCTCTATTGgtttttgatatttcaag ACGTTCCACATTTGACCATTTGACGAAATGGTTAGAAGAAGTCCGTGATAACGGATCACCCACAATGACTATTATTCTTATCGGAAATAAAACAGATGTTGCTACAAGAGAAGTAGAGTATCATGAAG GGAAAAAATTTGCTGATCAAAACAACCTTATTTATATGGAAACATCTGCCAAAGGTGATTATAATGTAGAAGCGGCGTTTCTCACAACAGCCGAAATGATTTACGAAAACGTCAAGAATGGTCTGTTTGATACAGACTCAGGG GTTCAAGGAGTTAAGAAGGGTCCCATCGGATTGCAGAGCAGAA GATATGTAAATGTTCGTGAGGGTTCCGGATTTTTAAGTCTCTCATGTTGCGCTCACCGCTGA
- a CDS encoding serine/threonine-protein kinase rio1 family member protein (encoded by transcript BEWA_040560A), whose amino-acid sequence MTDLDSTSDSESQSTQRSESVQPRENRNGFLFFHKVSGDKLEKSVQIYKKNNLEKGLTKDKRTTVQQVLDKRTYLRLKRFHGRGIFDVIYGTISTGKEANVYEANGSIDNVCHKMAIKVYKTSILVFKDRAKYIEGEFRYRRAYVGTNPRKMVNQWAEKEFRNLRRISLSGVYCPSPIALKDHILVMELIQDDDGGAAKKLKDLPLLSLKEWLIIYSQVISIMRTLYQECKLIHADLSSYNMLYSKGRVYIIDVSQAVENDHPNAIYFLKRDCENVTQFFANVAYSPHSEAVMPEYAKVCPDPQVDYLNILTSLQLFHFITKDSLELFPRTSAENSPREITRRNSIISQVETFVKKMCYTSKHSNLKDLQNTILAKRDVFGKLCNIVYGMINDSDPKVFVRISDATAHENITITDDNIYGPDEPPKADKFDTEESYISNDAIWNSLKPLNLSQITLETLERLEHLHVSSEPVYPNSESDRYSVTITETESYHEEPEGVREEDEEQSEKYKFTGKIPDGVGSKEWKKMVKEMNRERRKNKIPKHIKKGYKNKK is encoded by the coding sequence ATGACGGATCTAGATTCTACCTCAGACTCTGAGAGCCAGTCAACTCAGAGGAGCGAAAGTGTCCAGCCACGCGAAAATAGAAATGGATTCCTGTTCTTCCATAAGGTTTCTGGTGATAAACTGGAGAAAAGTGTCCAGATATATAAGAAAAATAACCTGGAAAAGGGTTTGACGAAGGATAAACGTACGACTGTACAGCAAGTTTTGGACAAGAGGACTTATTTACGCCTCAAGAGGTTCCATGGGCGAGGGATATTTGATGTAATTTATGGAACTATTAGTACTGGCAAGGAAGCAAATGTATACGAAGCCAATGGGTCCATTGACAATGTCTGCCATAAAATGGCAATAAAGGTTTACAAGACGTCAATTCTTGTGTTCAAGGATAGGGCAAAGTACATTGAAGGAGAATTTAGGTACAGAAGAGCCTACGTTGGTACAAACCCTAGAAAAATGGTGAATCAATGGGCGGAAAAGGAGTTTAGAAATTTGAGACGTATTTCACTTTCTGGTGTATATTGCCCATCACCTATAGCTTTAAAGGATCATATTCTGGTGATGGAATTGATACAAGACGATGATGGAGGTGCAGCCAAAAAACTTAAAGATTTACCACTTTTATCATTGAAAGAATGGTTAATCATTTATTCGCAGGTCATCTCAATAATGAGAACTTTGTATCAGGAATGTAAACTGATACATGCAGATTTGTCATCGTATAACATGCTTTATTCCAAGGGGCGTGTCTATATAATTGATGTTTCACAAGCTGTTGAGAATGATCATCCAAATGCTATTTACTTTTTAAAGAGAGACTGCGAAAATGTCACACAGTTTTTTGCGAACGTTGCTTATTCTCCTCACTCGGAAGCTGTAATGCCAGAATATGCCAAGGTCTGTCCAGATCCACAAGTTGATTATCTGAATATTTTAACGTCTCTTCAGCTATTCCACTTTATCACCAAGGACTCTTTGGAGCTGTTCCCCAGAACTAGTGCTGAAAACTCTCCAAGGGAAATTACCAGAAGAAATTCTATTATTTCTCAAGTGGAAACCTTTGTGAAGAAAATGTGCTACACTTCCAAGCACTCCAATCTTAAAGACCTTCAAAACACCATATTAGCCAAGAGAGATGTCTTTGGCAAACTCTGTAACATAGTCTATGGAATGATAAATGATAGTGATCCAAAAGTCTTTGTAAGAATTTCGGATGCAACAGCTCATGAAAACATCACAATCACAGATGATAACATCTATGGTCCAGATGAGCCTCCCAAGGCAGATAAGTTTGATACTGAAGAAAGTTACATATCAAATGATGCGATTTGGAATTCGCTCAAGCCACTTAATCTATCACAAATTACACTGGAAACACTTGAAAGGCTTGAACATTTACACGTTTCAAGTGAACCGGTATACCCAAATTCAGAAAGTGATCGCTATTCTGTAACTATTACAGAAACCGAATCATATCATGAAGAACCAGAAGGGGTGCgagaggaagatgaagaacaaTCTGAAAAGTACAAGTTCACTGGGAAAATACCAGACGGAGTCGGTAGTaaggaatggaagaaaatgGTCAAGGAAATGAACCgtgaaagaagaaaaaacaAGATACCCAAACACATTAAAAAGGGgtataaaaataaaaagtaA
- a CDS encoding conserved hypothetical protein (encoded by transcript BEWA_040550A), with protein MASTDLASAGLTDSDFETHKIFAGGLNRATTAEDLKSYFSKYGEVVHSEIVGDKVTGKSRGFGFVTFSNEDAIRAVLSKTHKLDNVVVDVKLAVRKDRAKQLLPPKDEYSRIFVGGVSENITEEYFKEYFSRYGHITSYNYIVDKDTNRPRGFGFVIYEKSEDCDKAIGPHISLGRNCEAKRAQPKPSKGQNMEGFDYNQYLYAQANMMYNPYFAQMFGGQFPFPYDPSTMPFPFMPNMNPEAQGSKEGETTEESEETQGFNPYFNPYENMGAYPNPYAMYGQMSQYGQAGRNADDSSNKNSKRSPSRRSSRDRGRSRESKRSRRRSRDSHRDRRERSRRSRSRSSHRHGSKHKRHGSR; from the coding sequence ATGGCATCGACTGATCTGGCCAGCGCCGGACTCACCGACTCGGACTTTGAAACTCACAAGATATTCGCTGGTGGGTTGAATAGAGCCACAACAGCTGAGGACTTGAAGTCCTACTTTAGCAAATACGGTGAAGTTGTACACAGCGAGATTGTTGGTGATAAAGTAACTGGAAAAAGCAGGGGTTTTGGTTTCGTTACGTTCTCTAATGAGGATGCCATTAGGGCAGTACTATCTAAAACACACAAACTAGATAATGTAGTAGTGGATGTAAAGCTTGCGGTACGAAAAGACCGAGCAAAGCAATTGTTACCTCCAAAAGATGAGTACAGCAGAATATTCGTCGGTGGTGTTTCCGAGAATATTACTGAAGAGTATTTCAAAGAGTATTTCTCGCGTTACGGTCATATAACATCGTATAACTATATAGTAGATAAGGATACAAATAGGCCTCGGGGTTTCGGTTTTGtaatttatgaaaaatcGGAGGACTGTGACAAGGCTATAGGCCCTCATATTTCGTTGGGGAGGAATTGTGAAGCAAAGAGAGCCCAGCCTAAGCCATCAAAGGGCCAGAATATGGAGGGGTTTGACTATAATCAATATTTATATGCCCAAGCTAATATGATGTACAATCCTTACTTTGCACAAATGTTTGGTGGAcaatttccttttccataCGATCCATCAACAATGCCCTTCCCTTTCATGCCAAACATGAATCCAGAAGCTCAGGGTAGTAAGGAAGGTGAAACTACAGAGGAGAGTGAAGAGACGCAAGGGTTTAACCCGTACTTTAATCCGTATGAAAATATGGGTGCCTATCCCAATCCTTATGCAATGTATGGTCAAATGAGTCAGTATGGACAGGCTGGTCGGAATGCTGATGATAGCTCGAACAAGAATTCCAAAAGATCACCCTCCAGACGCTCTAGCAGGGATCGTGGTCGTTCTAGGGAATCCAAACGTTCTCGTAGGCGCTCTAGGGATTCACATCGAGATCGCAGGGAGAGGAGCAGACGGTCTCGCAGTCGCAGTTCTCACAGACATGGATCTAAACACAAAAGACACGGTTCTCGTTGA